Proteins encoded by one window of Culicoides brevitarsis isolate CSIRO-B50_1 chromosome 2, AGI_CSIRO_Cbre_v1, whole genome shotgun sequence:
- the LOC134829407 gene encoding ribonuclease Z, mitochondrial yields MNFRSGFLKSSSVVVGAQRFYNNNLINLLKSMPRDVSNIAKLQKQRNKIKEKATKYPPGTVDLQFLCPSSSGPASVYVFTDQSRYLFNCGEGTQRLAHEHRTKLARLDHVFMTRTSWSTIGGLPGLCLTLQDTGVPELVLHGPPGLDEVFRATKRFVVLRDLKVNTIEAATNIVEDYEDIVMTVKHVPLQKKASQDEGQVESAEEEIVAEDQVDYYGYENKTKLKPKLDVSNAVQRLVQRTEYCVTAYVCKLKPKPGTLDLEKCVEKRVPPGPLLGQLKNGFDVKLEDGTIVMSKDVRGPDDPGPKFIFLDIPSEDYMESLIENQSRLLDDSDAIPSVVVHFGPNEIITSPAYVEFISKFPDSTVHLVANGSKSFNGYVAAHRIQFQLNQLDPNIFPVLHEAVKFENTQELDESETLKKKMRLDSPIQKSVDSVSMDKFFNVSTLTSFHLRPLRGLDTECEATISSKDYIKELEVTPGCLDTIANVKSEIHTKVDQSRETKYPKLVFLGTGSCIPNKTRNVSSILVHINSETCILLDCGEGTAAQIYRFYGLTEGREMLKRLKAIYVSHLHADHHLGLIGLLHERQAVMKEDLNPLFLFAPQQISFWLAFYDKRIERIRKTYTLVPNSSMLKSPFVDLESSGISGIQTCFVKHCPHSFGVAIETCSSDAPTKITYSGDTMPCNNLVTLGKDSTILIHEATMEDDLEEEAKYKMHSTVSQAINQGSFMNAKYTILTHFSQRYAKLPRLEFDTLKENVGLAFDNMEVTLDDLPKLHKLYPALKAMFMEHCEDMENKAMKRSLKKQRQASRQASPEKL; encoded by the exons ATGAATTTTCGAAGTGGTTTCCTAAAAAGTAGTAGTGTTGTGGTAGGAGCACAAAgattttacaataataatttgattaactTACTGAAAAGTATGCCACGAGACGTCTCAAATATTGCCAAGTTGCAAAAGCAGCGCaacaaaataaaggaaaaggCAACGAAATATCCCCCTGGTACTGTCGATTTGCAATTTCTGTGTCCTTCCTCCAGTG GTCCTGCTTCAGTATATGTCTTTACTGATCAAAGTCGTTATTTGTTCAATTGTGGCGAGGGAACACAACGACTTGCTCATGAGCACCGCACTAAGCTTGCCCGTTTAGACCATGTTTTTATGACACGTACGTCTTGGAGTACAATTGGTGGACTTCCGGGCTTATGTCTCACCTTACAAGATACCGGAGTTCCTGAACTGGTGCTTCATGGTCCTCCAGGTTTAGACGAAGTATTCAGAGCTACCAAGAGATTTGTCGTTCTACGAGACCTGAAAGTAAATACGATAGAAGCCGCTACAAATATTGTAGAAGATTATGAGGATATTGTTATGACGGTGAAACATGTACCACTTCAAAAGAAAGCTTCACAAGACGAAGGCCAAGTAGAGAGCGCAGAAGAAGAAATAGTCGCCGAAGACCAAGTGGATTATTATGGATATGAAAATAAGACCAAACTCAAACCGAAGTTAGATGTGTCGAATGCTGTGCAACGACTTGTGCAGCGAACTGAATATTGTGTAACTGCTTACGTCTGTAAACTGAAGCCAAAACCGGGAACATTAGATTTAGAGAAATGCGTAGAAAAACGTGTACCACCGGGACCTTTACTtggacaattaaaaaatggttTCGATGTAAAATTAGAAGATGGAACGATCGTCATGTCTAAAGATGTACGAGGTCCGGACGATCCTGGACCTAAATTCATAT TTCTCGATATTCCTAGTGAAGATTATATGGAGtcattaattgaaaatcagTCCCGACTCCTTGACGATTCTGATGCAATACCCTCTGTTGTTGTTCATTTTGGaccaaatgaaataattactAGTCCTGCCTACGtggaatttatttcgaaattccCCGACAGTACCGTGCATCTCGTTGCCAACGGATCAAAATCCTTTAATGGATACGTCGCTGCACACAGAATCCAATTTCAACTTAATCAACTAGACCCGAATATTTTCCCCGTGTTGCACGAAGCTGTTAAGTTTGAAAATACGCAAGAGTTGGATGAAAGTGagacattaaaaaagaaaatgcggCTCGACTCTCCAATTCAAAAGTCTGTAGATAGTGTCTCCATGGATAAATTCTTTAATGTTTCAACGTTGACCTCATTTCACTTGAGACCTTTGAGAGGTCTCGACACGGAATGTGAAGCAACAATTTCCTCAAAGGATTATATCAAGGAACTAGAAGTAACCCCAGGATGCCTAGATACAATAGCAAATGTGAAATCGGAAATACACACAAAAGTCGACCAAAGTCGTGAAACGAAATATCCCAAATTAGTTTTCCTAGGTACCGGTTCATGTATTCCCAACAAAACGCGGAACGTGAGCAGCATTTTAGTTCATATCAACTCAGAAACGTGCATTTTATTGGATTGTGGTGAAGGCACTGCGGCacaaatttatagattttacGGTTTAACAGAAGGGCGCGAGATGCTGAAACGTTTAAAGGCAATTTATGTTTCACATCTACATGCGGACCATCATTTAGGATTAATTGGATTGCTTCATGAAAGACAAGCAGTTATGAAGGAAGACTTGAATcctctatttttatttgctcCTCAACAAATTTCGTTTTGGTTGGCATTTTACGACAAAAGAATTGAAAGAATCAGAAAAACTTATACTTTAGTGCCGAACAGTAGTATG ttaaagagTCCTTTTGTGGATCTTGAATCTAGTGGAATAAGCGGAATACAAACTTGCTTTGTGAAACATTGTCCACACTCTTTTGGTGTTGCTATCGAAACTTGTTCATCGGATGCCCCAACAAAAATCACATACAGTGGTGACACCATGCCATGCAACAATCTTGTCACGTTGGGCAAGGACTCGACAATTCTCATACACGAAGCCACGATGGAAGATGACCTAGAAGAAGAAGCCAAATACAAAATGCATTCTACAGTTTCACAAGCGATAAACCAAGGATCATTTATGAATGCGAAATACACCATTCTGACGCATTTTAGTCAACGTTATGCAAAGTTGCCGAGACTCGAGTTTGATACTTTGAAGGAAAACGTAGGGTTGGCATTCGACAACATGGAAGTAACTTTGGACGATCTACCAAAATTACACAAATTGTATCCGGCTTTGAAAGCAATGTTTATGGAACATTGTGAAGACATGGAGAACAAAGCCATGAAACGATCACTCAAAAAACAAAGACAAGCAAGTAGGCAAGCAAGTCCAGAGAAACTATAA
- the LOC134831081 gene encoding PAT complex subunit CCDC47: MKILLLLLATCAITRTIYCIEEDDNDFADFEEFDDEEPVETANGGGQQQPQVNKHKTAPIQEDDEDGVVESEDNELFEGFDDEEFEGFVSELDADDSDIPQGRTGGVEPVKKGAEPKITVAKVPIHFRDNWDSYWIEMLMLVGLFAYFSNYVVGRSRNSKIANNWLNTHRSLLEENFVLVGDDGRKEGEPFSGFVKESESLYTLWCSGRTCCEGMLVELKMIKRQDLVSLIAGLMRPVQDQVQIKVEISKDAMDTFVFCVASKKTATKSFKEMNDLSKFCTLVNKPEDKYNVPQGFSVLSEIPEATAAVLDSKLLAALNKFGHLIDFIHISDQFSGVIQQEDPGQLKQVETERVLIACFNIPPKTDMETLKPMLILVFYIMERLKRFRLSREGKNKAEKNRARVEEQFLKTTHLARAEAAALRREEKRKAEKEKIMAEEDPEKQKKWEKKEAKREKRKNQPKMKQLSIKAL, translated from the exons atgaaaatactcCTGCTGCTCTTGGCCACATGTGCCATTACTCGCACCATCTACTGTATCGAGGAAGACGACAATGATTTTGCGGATTTTGAGGAATTTGATGATGAAGAGCCCGTCGAGACAGCTAATGGTGGTG GTCAACAACAGCCACAAGTGAACAAACACAAAACGGCACCCATTCAGGAAGATGATGAGGACGGCGTTGTCGAGAGCGAAGACAATGAGCTTTTCGAAGGTTTCGACGATGAGGAATTCGAAGGTTTCGTCTCTGAACTCGATGCCGATGACAGTGACATTCCGCAAGGACGCACGGGAGGCGTGGAGCCTGTAAAGAAGGGTGCCGAGCCAAAGATTACAGTTGCCAAAGTTCCCATTCACTTTCGTGACAATTGGGACAGTTACTGGATCGAAATGCTGATGCTCGTCGGCTTGTTTGCTTATTTTTCGAACTACGTGGTCGGTCGCAGTCGCAACTCCAAAATTGCGAATAATTGGTTGAACACACATCGCAGCTTGTTGGAGGAGAATTTTGTGTTGGTTGGCGATGATGGGCGCAAGGAGGGAGAGCCTTTCTCGGGCTTCGTCAAAGAGAGTGAAAGTCTTTACACGCTGTGGTGCAGTGGTCGGACATGTTGCGAAGGCATGTTAGTTGAGCTCAAAATGATCAAACGACAGGACTTGGTGTCCCTAATTGCCGGTCTTATGAGACCCGTGCAAGACCAAGTGCAAATAAAAGTGGAAATTTCTAAAGACGCCATGGACACGTTCGTCTTTTGTGTTGCTAGCAAGAAAACCGCTACGAAGAGCTTCAAAGAAATGAACGACTTAAGCAAATTTTGTACTCTAGTCAATAAACCTGAAGATAAGTATAATGTACCTCAAGGATTTAGCGTGTTGTCGGAAATTCCCGAAGCGACAGCTGCCGTGCTAGATTCCAAACTCCTCGCAGCCCTCAACAAATTCGGACATCTCATTGACTTTATTCATATCAGTGATCAATTTAGTGGCGTTATTCAACAGGAAGATCCCGGTCAATTGAAACAAGTGGAAACTGAACGTGTCTTAATCGCTTGCTTCAATATCCCACCGAAAACGGACATGGAAACGCTAAAACCGATGTTGATTCTTGTCTTTTATATCATGGAGCGCTTGAAGCGTTTCCGTTTGTCGCGCGAAGGCAAAAACAAGGCAGAAAAGAATCGGGCGCGTGTTGaggaacaatttttgaagacCACTCATTTGGCACGTGCTGAAGCCGCTGCCTTGCGTCGCGAAGAGAAACGTAAAGCTGAAAAGGAGAAAATAATGGCCGAAGAAGATccagaaaagcaaaaaaagtgggagaaaaaagaagcaaaacgCGAAAAACGCAAGAATCAACCAAAAATGAAGCAATTGTCCATCAAGGCTTTGTAA